Genomic DNA from Macadamia integrifolia cultivar HAES 741 chromosome 6, SCU_Mint_v3, whole genome shotgun sequence:
CAATGTGAGAAAATCTTTAATATCTCTATTTTAATAGATAAAAACATTTTTATAAAACCCTTtgataataaatattttaaaattggcAATATATGATCCTCTTAAACTTCCTTAATTGTCAAGTTACTTGCAATGGAGCTTTATCACTATTTAAGGTCACCACTCAACGTACATAGTACTTTCATAGAAGGGCTTCATAGACCATATGTGTAGTGACCTTGTAGAGATTGGTTGTCATGTCCCCCATAggaggccctctttggtatcatttttatttttgatttttgtatatTTAACAAAAAGCattaatgaaaactatttttttttgtcaaaacataaaaatggtttagtAATTACTAgacaaaatggtttttttgtgaTAAATAGATTTGGTGTCCCTATGtgtaaaatggatttttgaatAAATGAGTGAAGAGATGtccccttcacccatcttcctcaTAAATCTCTTTCTCCACTCTCTTTTTTAGTTTGTTGCAACTTCTTTCCCTCTCatcctccctctcccttctcctccctcccccttcttattcacccttctcatctctctctctctctctctctctctctcttttctaatGATTTCAGATCTTAAACCACAAATAGTGCCAAGGGCCTTGTTGCAGCCTGTTGCAGCCAGCCCTCAAGGGCCAACACTTGTGACTCCTGCATGCAGTTGGTCACGGCTAGTGGGCAACTGGTCGGTCCTCTTCTCTTCCACTTGCAGATCTGAATACCTGCAGTAAATatccttattaaaaaaaaaaagctgcaATTTATtgatggaagagaagaaaagaacagaagtGGGGATCGGTGCTGCTAGACTATTGCCGGTAACAACCTCCATCGCCGGAAGTGATGGATTTGCAAGGAGGAGAACAAGTGCGCCGACGGTTGAGGGTAGGGTTGGAGCAGAGATGAGTTTCTACTTGTTTTTCTTAAAATAGAATGAAATAACAGTTTTACCCTGGATTTTGGAAGATATAAACATATGCTCATTAATGTTCAGCACAAAAACAACTGCAAATGGTTTTTAGTGAAAAATCATAAATGgctttcaagttcttttttatttttttgtttttcaatattttttaaatagaaataaacaaTAGCAAGCGCAACCAAAAACGACTGAGACAAAAATCAACAGGAAatatgataccaaagagggcctatgTAATTTTGATTTACACCCCTTAAACCAATCATAACCCAATAacacactatatatatatatatatatgcacagAGTACATCGTAATAGGTGTGGTCAGGCTGAGGACTAAAAAGTGGCATATCCATATCATCATCCACAAAACTAGCTAGTCCATATTTGAGTAAACCAAAAACCATTGTACCAATCAATCAATTTACAAGTCACAAAAGTATGCCACATTTTTCGGTAAAAATCTCCAATAATGATGTGCAAGATAACATAAAATACATTTGTGTTGGACCACATATTTCCAACATCATGTTCTTATTCGTTGCTTCATTCCTAAGGATTTTAAGATCTTACATGATCGTTTTGATTTTTGCTCTTTTTATTATGCCAGTAGAATAAAGAACTCACTTGCCCATATAGTATTGTAAAATGGGCTTTGAGTTATCCTTAAAGGGGTTTTTGGGAATCTTCTTTTATTGAGGATCTATTATCCATTGTATCTTTAGTGTTTGCCATGCATGGCTTAATAAATCTCTCCTTAAAGTGTTTGCACAAAAGAAACTCTCTCCATATAATAACTGAACTTGAAGGAACTAAATATGAATCATACATGAGTTGCAAAAAGTAAAGCAAAAAATTCACAATCAAAAAGTTCATAGATGTTGATCATTGTCACAGATTAAAACGTCGAAGACATACAGACTGGCCGTCGGCGAATAATCTAGTGAGTTGCAGACTATCATCAGGTGCCAATGTTAGGAATATCCCCAAGGGTTGTGGTCTCTCTTGTTCGTTATTTTCCACATTATCATGGTGCACATTATTCTCCTGCACATTATTCTCCTGTACATTGTTCATAATAGCATCATCTTCAGGTGGTTCAAGGTTTAGATCAATCGGACGGTCAACGGGTGGCTGATCTTCTCCTCCAGGACCATCTTTGTCATTATCATCATTCAAAGTTGTATGACAAAGAATCATTTTAGTAAGCTAAGAAGGCATGGGAGTGAAAAATTGATAGATATCTAAACAAATTACTTTTATTAAAGTACCTTCTTCAACTCCATTTTGATCTTCTTTGGAACCACCCTGTCGGAATAAGGTCTTCTCCAATAAAACTGCATCCTTGAACATCATCAAATTCATAGacatcatttctcttctttgtaTCTCACTTATATGCATGAATCCCAAATGTGTTGTCCAGTAATCAACATGTTCAGGCGTTGAAGGTAAGACCAATTTCTCGACCTTGATGGAGAGAAGAATCTGCAAATTGTATTGGCATAAGATTCCTCTACGTGTAGTAGTGAAGATGTATTGATAACTatagaaatatagaaaattttAACTTACATATCCAATTGTTTCTACTAATCTACGACACAGTCCTTCAGATCTATACTTCTCTCTTGTTTCAATAAATGGCATCTCAGCTATCTTGGTCCCATGGATCCTatacaacatcatcatcatcattgtcgtTAAATTTTTAAGATATAACATAATTGTGCATAGTTGAAGTTGATTTCTCAAACATATGCACTTAATTAAATTCTTTTATCAAgggaaatttcatttttttaatccccAAAACTGCTGGAGAGAAATTTACTTCCTATCCATTTTCTTGAGAGAAACCAAAATGACAATAGGATTTATGCGCCTTTAAGGAAGCATACCTGATGGATGCTGCAGCAATTACATCATCTTCTTTATCCAAAGTAAATATGTAGAATCCATGACAATCGACTCTACTCGGTTTTGATCTAAAAGGAGGAAGTAGAATTTAAAAGTACAAATATTAGCAAATTATGTACAGGACACTAAGTTTTCCCATACCATGGTCAAGGGTAAATTTCAGCTCTCTATGTTATTTGTTGTGGTGAATATTGTTGCCAAGCTAGAGGAACACACTGGCATCATggcaatttttttcccaaaaaagaaCTTTTTTGCCCATAGTACTTACTCAGAGTTGAAAACGGTGGTTGGGATCCTATCCAAGCTGGCCTCACTGTCAAGGTTAGGTTGGAAGCATTCTTCAAAGACTTTAAATGCCAGAGCAAGCTTTGCACTACCATCCATCCTTTCATCCCAAGGCAGTCCTTGGCGAGATACTGTCTCTGGATCTATACTCTGGTTGAGAGTACATGAAAGCCCATTTCCTATGTTATGTGGGATGCCAAGGAGGTTTAACAATTTCAAGTTGACCTGATAACACAAGCAAAATGGCTAAGAAACAGAAGTACATAGAAAGATTggcttcaatttattgaatttgaGGAATGACCATTGAAGGTGAAAGAGGGAATCCAGCTTCACTATTACACAACTGATGGCATCAGTGATCAAATTCTAAGATAAGATCTCGAGGACTGGAAGtagaaaaatgagattttttttttggtgttatATATAAATTGGAACTAATAAGTAATACCTCTTTACAAGTTTCCCCACAGAAGTAGGGATCCTGATTGGGATCACCTTCAACATCACCAGCTGCTGCTCCAATACAATGCCAATGATCTATAGTGGGAGGACAGAAGTAATCAGTTCTGTTAAAAAGCTAAACACACACCAcacacactaaaaaaaaaaaaaaaaaaccttacaaAATTCATCGCATTGTAAACATCTGAATGCCGGGGCTTGATCATTACCAACCTTCCCACAAATTTTGCAGACACAGATTGGGCAGTGAAAAGTGACTTCGGAAAGTTTCTATGACGAAGCAGTAGAAAACATCAAGATAACATATTAATTACATACTAAACACATCAATATTAAACTCTATCCAAACTGTGgttaagattttggatcttgctCCACCTTAATGCCAACACAATCTTCATGATATTTCAATGGACAACAAACACAACCTTCACCACCACAAATATTGCAAATGCCGTTCTTATGAACATTGCCTTTCTGGGTATCTACATCTTGGATTCCACTGCATGCGGTTATATCCTGCTTGTCCCAGACTTCTTTCTGGCCCTACAGCAAGGATTTATCAGTCATTATGTATGTATTCTTGTATGGTTACACATGCTACTTCCAGCGTGGATGGCAGATTTTTTAACTGCAATGGTTCTATCACAACAACTGCAAATAATACTCACCCAAGAAACCTTTCTGTTAGAGTGTGGCCTCACCCATTAAATTCTTTGGTAAAGTAGACCAAGAAATTCATACAATATCTGAACTATATTTATTAATCTGTTATCCTTTTAAAATAATAGAGCTCTGAAATATTTTGAAGTACAGATGGTACAAACTGCAATTTCCAGTCCTTTATGTACCATCAAGAAGGACGGCTTACAAGTTATACCTAAGAAAGAGAGCAACCAAAGCATAACAATTATAAAAAATCTTTGTGCATAATGATGCTTCCCTGTAATGGTTATAACGATTAAATCTTTGGCGTAAGCAACCTATTTGGTGTGTTCATCTGGGGAGCACCCTATCCTCTCTACATGAGGCACTTTTAGCATTTTTCGCACCAAGGGGCTAGGCTAATACCATGAATGCATATTCATTTATTGGGTGTGAGTCCCAATTCATCaaaatatttggaaaaaaaagaaaacaattgaaTCAGATTTGTAAAGCAAATTCTATTATTCTACTTCAATATGCATAAACTCTTGGTTGACTCTATATGAATCTTGCAGATTGGATAGGAACCGATTGTTTTAAGGGAAGGCTCGATGTCTGATTGTTCAGCTCCAGTGGTGACAGTAGAAATGATCTGACCACAATCCTTTCATCCAATTCAATGATCCTTTAAAACATTAGTGGTCCTTTCATAGTTGCCCTTCCCTGTAGTTCTCATGTTGTTATTTGGAGTGGCAGGAAAAAGCATCTATAGGGTATCAATAGCCAGATTAGTTTTGCAGTCCTAACCTGAGATGCTTGTCCTTCAAATTTTATCATAGCTACAAGCCTGCAAGAAAGCTACAGGGGAAACAACTGATGATCCTTATCATAA
This window encodes:
- the LOC122081576 gene encoding increased DNA methylation 1-like isoform X1, translated to MDMWSPYSNLMSTSQGQKEVWDKQDITACSGIQDVDTQKGNVHKNGICNICGGEGCVCCPLKYHEDCVGIKKLSEVTFHCPICVCKICGKVGNDQAPAFRCLQCDEFYHWHCIGAAAGDVEGDPNQDPYFCGETCKEVNLKLLNLLGIPHNIGNGLSCTLNQSIDPETVSRQGLPWDERMDGSAKLALAFKVFEECFQPNLDSEASLDRIPTTVFNSESKPSRVDCHGFYIFTLDKEDDVIAAASIRIHGTKIAEMPFIETREKYRSEGLCRRLVETIGYILLSIKVEKLVLPSTPEHVDYWTTHLGFMHISEIQRREMMSMNLMMFKDAVLLEKTLFRQGGSKEDQNGVEEDGPGGEDQPPVDRPIDLNLEPPEDDAIMNNVQENNVQENNVHHDNVENNEQERPQPLGIFLTLAPDDSLQLTRLFADGQSVFRSASGREEDRPVAH
- the LOC122081576 gene encoding increased DNA methylation 1-like isoform X2, whose product is MDMWSPYSNLMSTSQKEVWDKQDITACSGIQDVDTQKGNVHKNGICNICGGEGCVCCPLKYHEDCVGIKKLSEVTFHCPICVCKICGKVGNDQAPAFRCLQCDEFYHWHCIGAAAGDVEGDPNQDPYFCGETCKEVNLKLLNLLGIPHNIGNGLSCTLNQSIDPETVSRQGLPWDERMDGSAKLALAFKVFEECFQPNLDSEASLDRIPTTVFNSESKPSRVDCHGFYIFTLDKEDDVIAAASIRIHGTKIAEMPFIETREKYRSEGLCRRLVETIGYILLSIKVEKLVLPSTPEHVDYWTTHLGFMHISEIQRREMMSMNLMMFKDAVLLEKTLFRQGGSKEDQNGVEEDGPGGEDQPPVDRPIDLNLEPPEDDAIMNNVQENNVQENNVHHDNVENNEQERPQPLGIFLTLAPDDSLQLTRLFADGQSVFRSASGREEDRPVAH
- the LOC122081576 gene encoding increased DNA methylation 1-like isoform X3, which codes for MDMWSPYSNLMSTSQGQKEVWDKQDITACSGIQDVDTQKGNVHKNGICNICGGEGCVCCPLKYHEDCVGIKKLSEVTFHCPICVCKICGKVGNDQAPAFRCLQCDEFYHWHCIGAAAGDVEGDPNQDPYFCGETCKEVNLKLLNLLGIPHNIGNGLSCTLNQSIDPETVSRQGLPWDERMDGSAKLALAFKVFEECFQPNLDSEASLDRIPTTVFNSESKPSRVDCHGFYIFTLDKEDDVIAAASIRIHGTKIAEMPFIETREKYRSEGLCRRLVETIGYILLSIKVEKLVLPSTPEHVDYWTTHLGFMHISEIQRREMMSMNLMMFKDAVLLEKTLFRQGGSKEDQNGVEEGIQICKWKRRGPTSCPLAVTNCMQESQVLALEGWLQQAATRPLALFVV